The DNA window GCACCAAAATCTGTCAAATCTAGTACCTCCTCCGACGGTTGTTTTCATTTTACCCGTGATCAGCCCGGCATGTGTGTAAATTTCTCGAACCAAAACGTACCAAACGAGATGAATCCTTGCGAGCATATTTAAATCAGTGGCCACTGTCGTTCAATTATTGCGTTAGCTTTCCTTCACTAGGAACACTTTCCATTGTTCCCACGGGCACTTTGACGAACCAGTAGCAGAACTACCAGGTAGGCATCACATCACAGCCCTTCGATGGCAAACTGTCTACGAAGAAGCATTTCAACACGGTTTGCACCGACGACAATCGGGCGGATATTCACCATCCGGCGAATGATTGCGTCAGCCGATCCGCAGATGGTTCCCACCTACGGCACCCCGCAGGACGGTCGGGTAAGTTAGCAATATGAACCAACGGTGAGATCGATTGCAGTTATGCAATGTCGCCCCATCAGCAGCCAGAACATTTATTTAGCCATAAACAGCTGATCTGACCtgaggtaatttttttttcttcatctaGTGGAATCAAATCAATGGAAATCGACCGTTATCGACCGGGTTGAAAATGATCATCGAAACAAATACCAGGGGCGTTCACTTCTTCGCCAACTCAGACTCACAGACGACGCCGTCGGATCACTTTCAAACAAATCGAAGTGTGACAGCAGCAAAGGTAGCTATGCCAATATTTATTTTAAGGTTGGTATGCAACCTGCTAATATTTGTGTTTCAGGACTCATCATCTCCCCCGGACAGTAGTAACCAACAACCGTCGGAAGCGCAACTGCAGCGGGTATTCGATGTGCTGGCGAACACACTTCCGAAGCTGTTCATTCAACCGCTGGACTACTCCATCTACCATCCGAATCTGATCTTCGAGAACAATATTCGGGGGCTGCGAACCGAGTATAATTGGCTGTGCGGGGGGTGAGAAGTTTGTTTCCTATTCTAACATACATCTATTTCTTT is part of the Topomyia yanbarensis strain Yona2022 chromosome 1, ASM3024719v1, whole genome shotgun sequence genome and encodes:
- the LOC131691820 gene encoding uncharacterized protein C6orf136 homolog, which produces MANCLRRSISTRFAPTTIGRIFTIRRMIASADPQMVPTYGTPQDGRWNQINGNRPLSTGLKMIIETNTRGVHFFANSDSQTTPSDHFQTNRSVTAAKDSSSPPDSSNQQPSEAQLQRVFDVLANTLPKLFIQPLDYSIYHPNLIFENNIRGLRTEGLYHYVKQIALLRTVGHLKYAYVKLEVLKITKHPEDNTVKVRWRIRGISAMKVMFQFWKFKIWKLKEILEDTEAWYDGFSVFHVGPDGQIYKHVADKIMPDDDKVVVSQKTVISPKLALFLGLTAEISPIVHCVN